AGCGTAAGCGTCAGCTGCGCGGCACTTCGCTGCTCGCTGCTTCCGACGTTCGCCGTGTAGAACGCTCCCTGCGTCTGCGTTGATTTCTGGTAGAGGATAAATAAATGGCTCGTGTTAAGCGTGGCGTGATTGCCCGTCGTCGTCACAAGAAGATTCTGAAGCTCGCAAAAGGCTACTACGGCGCGCGTTCGCGCGTGTTCCGCGTTGCCAAGCAGGCGGTAATCAAGGCTGGCCAGTATGCCTACCGTGACCGTCGTCAGCGCAAGCGTCAGTTCCGCGCCCTGTGGATCGCCCGTATCAACGCTGGCGCCCGTCAGAATGGTCTGTCCTACAGCCGTCTGATTGCTGGCCTGAAGAAGGCGGCCATCGAGATCGACCGTAAGGTACTGGCCGATCTGGCTGTGAACGAAAAAGCGGCGTTTACCGCAATTGTCGAGAAAGCGAAGGCCAGCCTGGCTTAAGCCCCACGACAGTTACCGGATCTCGATCCGGACGTAACGTCACCGATAGGGGAAGAGCCTTACCGCTCTTCCCCTATTTTGTATCTGGAGTTGGTACATGGAAAACCTGGACGCGCTGGTTTCGCAGGCCCTGGATGCCGTGCGAAACACCGAAGACGTCAACGCCCTGGAGCAGATCCGGGTTCACTACCTCGGCAAGAAAGGCGAGCTCACTCAGGTCATGAAGACCCTGGGCGATCTGCCGGCCGAAGAGCGCCCCAAGGTCGGTGCGCTGATCAACGTCGCCAAGGAAAAGGTTCAGGATGCCCTGAATGCCCGCAAGGCCGAGCTTGAGGGTGCCGCCCTCGCCACCAAGCTGGCTTCCGAGCGCATCGACGTGACGCTGCCGGGGCGTGGCCAGTCCTCTGGTGGCCTGCATCCAGTCACTCGTACCAAGGAGCGCATTGAACAATGCTTCACCCGTATCGGCTATGAAGTAGCCGAAGGGCCGGAAGTCGAAGACGACTACCATAACTTCGAAGCGCTCAACATTCCGGGTCACCACCCGGCTCGTGCCATGCACGACACTTTCTACTTCAATGCGAACATGCTTCTGCGAACCCATACCTCGCCGGTACAGGTTCGCACTATGGAGAGCCAGAAGCCGCCGATTCGCATTGTATGTCCGGGCCGCGTCTACCGTTGCGACTCTGATCTGACCCACTCGCCCATGTTCCACCAGGTCGAAGGTCTGCTGGTCGATGAAGACGTCAGCTTCGCCGACCTCAAGGGTACTATCGAAGAATTCCTCCGAGCCTTCTTCGAGAAGGAGTTCTCCGTCCGCTTCCGTCCGTCTTTCTTCCCTTTCACCGAACCTTCGGCGGAAGTCGATATCCAGTGCGTGCTCTGCAGCGGCAAAGGTTGCCGTGTCTGCAAGCAGACCGGCTGGCTGGAAGTCATGGGTTGCGGCATGGTCCACCCCGAAGTGCTGCGCATGTCCGGCATTGACCCCGAGAAGTATCAGGGCTTCGCCTTCGGCATGGGCATCGAGCGTCTCGCCATGCTGCGCTATGGTGTGAACGACTTGCGCCTGTTCTTCGACAACGATCTGCGGTTCCTCGGCCAGTTCCGCTAGCCCGCACGACTGTCAACGCATTTAGGAGAACAGGATGAAATTCAGTGAACAGTGGCTGCGGAGCTGGGTAAATCCGCAGGTATCCCGTGATGAGCTAGTGGCTCGTCTGTCTATGGCGGGTCTTGAGGTCGATGCTGTAATTCCCGTTGCCGGCCAGTTCAGTGGCGTGGTTGTGGGTGAAGTGCTTTCGACCGAACAACACCCGGACGCCGACAAACTGCGTGTCTGCCAGGTCAGCAATGGTTCGGAGACCTTCCAGGTTGTCTGCGGTGCGCCCAATGTGCGTCCGGGCCTGAAGATTCCCTTCGCCATGATCGGTGCCGAACTGCCGGGTGACTTCAAGATCAAGCAGGCCAAGTTGCGTGGTGTCGAATCCAACGGCATGCTCTGTTCGGCCAAAGAGCTGGAAATCAGCGAAGACAACGCAGGCCTGATGGAGCTCGCCGCGGATGCGCCGGTGGGGGCCAGCATCCGTGATTACCTTGAGCTGGATGACGCCTCCATCGAGATTGGTCTGACCCCGAACCGCGGCGACTGCCTGTCGCTGACCGGTCTTGCTCGTGAGGTCGGTGCGCTGTACGGCGCCGAAGTCAAGCCGGTAGTGATCAACGCCGTTGCCCCGCAGATCGATGACGTGCGCAGCATTGAACTGCTGGCACCCAAGGCCTGCCCGCGCTATCTCGGCCGAGTCATTCGCAATGTAGACCTGAGCAAGCCGACTCCACTGTGGATGGTCGAGCGCCTGCGTCGTTCTGACATCCGGAGCATTGATGCTGCAGTCGACATCACCAACTACGTGATGATCGAGCTGGGCCAGCCGATGCATGCCTTCGACCTCGACGAGATCAAGGGCGGCGTGCGCGTGCGCATGGCGGAGGAGGGCGAGAAGCTCGTTCTGCTCGATGGCCAGGAAGTTACTCTGCGTAGCGATACTCTGGTGATCGCCGACCACGAACGCGCTCTGGCCATCGCGGGTGTGATGGGCGGCGAGCATAGTGGTGTCAGCGCCAAGACTCGGGACTTGTTCCTCGAAAGCGCCTTCTTCGACAACATCGCCGTTGCTGGCAAGGCTCGGTCCTATGGCCTGCACACCGATGCCTCGCACCGCTTCGAACGCGGTGTGGACTCGCAGTTGGCGCGTCGCGCGATGGAGCGTGCCACCGAGCTGCTGTTGCAGATTGTCGGCGGTGAGGCTGGTCCGATCGTGGAGCGAGTCAGCGAGGCCGACCTGCCGAAGGTCGCTCCGGTTACTCTGCGTGCTGAGCGTATCACCCAGATGCTGGGGCTGACCTTGGAAAGCGCCGAGATTGAACGCCTACTAGCCGCCTTGGAGTTCGATGTCCAGAAGGCTGGTGTCGACTCTTGGACTGTGGGTGTGCCGAGCCACCGCTTTGATGTTTCCATCGAAGTCGACCTGATAGAAGAGCTGGGACGCCTTTACGGCTACAACCGTTTGCCGGTCCGTTATCCGCAGGCTCGCTTGGCTCCAAACACCAAATCCGAGTCTCAAGCGGAACTGCCTGCGCTGCGTCGACTGCTGGTCGCCCGTGACTACCAGGAAGCCATCACCTACAGCTTCATCGATCCCAAGCTGTTCCAGCTTTTCCACCCGGGCGTCGAGCCGCTGATGCTTGCCAACCCGATCTCCGCCGATATGGCCGCAATGCGCGCCTCGCTCTGGCCGGGCCTGGTCAAGTCCCTGCAGCACAACCTCAACCGCCAGCAGACTCGTGTGCGTCTGTTCGAAAGCGGCCTGCGCTTCGTCGGGCAGTTGGAAGGGCTGGTGCAGGAAAACATGCTCGCCGGTGTCGTCTGCGGTGCCCGTCAGCCGGAAGGCTGGGCTAACGGTCGCGAAAGTGTCGACTTCTTCGATGTGAAAGCTGACGTCGAAGCGCTGCTGGGTAACGCCGGTGCTATCGATGCTTTCACCTTCTCTCCGGCGGAACACCCAGCGCTGCACCCGGGGCAGACCGCCAGGATCGAACGCGATGGTGTATTGGTCGGCTACTTGGGGGCCTTGCATCCAGAACTGGCCAGAGCTTTGGATCTGGATCGTCCGGTCTTTGTCTTTGAGCTGGTGCTGGCAGAAGTAGCCAAGGGCCGCCTGCCGAAATTCAGCGAACTGTCGCGCTACCCCGAAGTGCGCCGTGATCTGGCACTGATCGTTGATCTGGATACTCCGGCCGAGTTCGTGCTGGCCAATATCCGTGAAGCGGCGGGCGAATGGCTGACAGATCTCAGGCTCTTTGACGTCTACCACGGTAAAGGCATTGATCCGCTTAGAAAAAGCTTGGCCGTTGGCTTGACCTGGCAGCATCCATCACGCACTCTTAACGATGACGAGGTGAACGCGACTACGCAGAATATCGTCGCCTCGCTGGAACAAAGGTTCAACGCCACGTTAAGGAAGTAGCGTATGGGGGCTCTGACGAAAGCTGAAATTGCTGAACGTCTGTACGAAGAGCTGGGCCTGAATAAGCGGGAAGCCAAGGAACTGGTGGAGCTCTTCTTTGAGGAGATCCGCCAGGCGCTGGAGCATAACGAGCAGGTGAAGTTGTCGGGTTTCGGCAACTTCGATCTACGTGACAAGCGCCAGCGTCCCGGACGCAACCCGAAAACGGGAGAGGAAATCCCGATTACAGCCCGGCGCGTCGTCACCTTTCGTCCAGGGCAGAAACTGAAGGCCAGGGTTGAGGCTTATGCTGGAACCAAGTCATAACGACGAGCTGCCCCCCATTCCGGGCAAACGCTACTTCACCATTGGCGAAGTGAGTGATCTTTGCGCGGTGAAACCGCATGTGCTGCGGTATTGGGAACAGGAATTTCCGCAACTCAACCCTGTCAAGCGAAGGGGCAATCGACGCTATTACCAGCGCCAGGATGTGCTCATGATTCGCCAGATTCGAGCCTTGCTCTACGATCAGGGCTTCACCATCGGTGGTGCCCGTCAGCGCCTGACGGGTGAAGAGGCGCGCGAAGACGCTACTCAGTACAAGCAACTGATTCGGCAGATGATCGTCGAATTGGAGGATGTTCTACACGTCCTGCGCAAGTAACTGAAAAAAATGAAAAAAGTACTTCTCCAGCAGTGCCGCTTGGGGTATAGTGCGATCCGCTTCCAAGGTGATTTGGTAGCAATGTCGGGGCGTAGCGCAGCCTGGTAGCGCACTTGCATGGGGTGCAAGGGGTCGAGTGTTCGAATCACTCCGTCCCGACCAAAAAACCCTAGAAAATCCAGTCACTTAGCGGTGACTGGATTTTTTTATGCCTGCAGATTTTTCGGCGCTTTCTAGATAATGGCTTTCTGGTTGCCAATTGGTTGCCAATTGAGATTGGCTTCTCAGTCCTGGGGAGATTAGGATCAACCCTGACAACGGAGTGGTATTCGCGAGCCTAGGGGGAGGGCGGATGTCGGCTCTGACTAGCTTATTAGGGGCGACGGCATCATGGAACTAATCGACAACATCAACCGCCTGCTCGGCGACGACCTCAAGCAGACGCTCAAACCCGGTGCTCGCCTGAAGATCGCGGCCTCCTGCTTTTCAATGTACGCGTTTGAAGCGCTCAAAGCAGAGCTGGAAAAAATCGACGAGCTCCAATTCATCTTTACCTCGCCGACGTTCACCGCCAACGAGGTCACCGACAAGATTCGCAAGGAACGCAAAGAATTCCACATCCCGAAGGCTGACCGCGAACGGAGTCTGTACGGGAGTGAGTTCGAGATTCAGCTCCGCAACAAACTGACCCAGCGCGCAATTGCAAAAGAGTGCGCGGACTGGATGCGGCGTAAGGCAACGTTCAAGTCCAATCGCAGCAAGGCACCGATGCAGCAGTTCGCCTGTGTTCAGGCTGCCGCCGCAGAAACTGCCTACATGCCATTGCACGGCTTTACCGCCGTCGATCTCGGCTACCAGCAGGGCAACGCTGTCTCCAACCTCGTTAACAAGATGGACGAGCCGACCTTTACGGCGACCTACCTCAGTCTGTTTAACCAGATCTGGCAGGACCCCGAGAAGCTGGAGGATGTGACGGCGCAGATCTGCGACCATATTGCGTCCGTGTACCAGGAAAACTCGCCCGAGAGCATCTACTTCCTGATGCTCTACAACATCTTCAATGAGTTCCTGGACGACATCAATGAGGATGTCCTGCCGAACGACCGCACGGGCTACCAAGACACGCTCATCTGGAACAAGCTCTTCAACTACCAGAAAGATGCGGCCACTGGGATCATTAATAAGCTGGAAACCTACAGCGGCTGCATCCTGGCCGACAGCGTTGGCTTGGGCAAGACCTTCACGGCCCTGGCGGTCGTCAAGTACTACGAGCTGCGTAACAAGTCAGTCCTGGTGCTATGCCCCAAGAAGCTGGCGGACAACTGGCTGAACTACAACCGCAACCTCAAGACCAACATCTTTGCCCGCGACCGGTTCAACTACGACGTGCTTTGTCATACCGACCTCAGCCGCACCAGCGGCGAGTCGTTTGGCACACCGCTGAACCGCATCAACTGGGGCAATTACGACCTCGTCGTCATCGACGAGTCGCACAACTTCCGCAATAACGACGCCTACAAGGACAAGGAAACCCGCTACCAGAAGCTGATGAACAAGGTCATCAAGGAGGGCGTGAAAACCAAGGTGCTGATGCTTTCAGCTACCCCGGTGAACAACCGCTTCAATGACCTGCGCAACCAACTGGCACTGGCCTACGAGGGCGACTCCGAGAACCTCAGCAAGAAGCTGCGCACCGGCAAGTCGGTAGAGGACATTTTCCGAGGTGCGCAGGCCAGCTTCAATGCATGGGCAAAGCTTCCACCGGAAGAGCGCACAGCGCGGGCCATCCTGGACTCGTTGGACTTCGACTTCTTTGAATTGCTCGACAGCGTCACCATCGCACGCTCGCGCAAGCACATCCAGACCTTCTACGACACCAAGGACATCGGCCAATTCCCAGAGCGCCGCAAACCCTTGTCGTTCCACAGCCCGCTCACGCAGCGAACGGACGTGATGAGCTTCAACGAGATCTTCGAGCAACTCTCCCTGCTTAAGCTCGCTGTGTACGCCCCGATCAGCTACATCCTGCCGAGTAGGCTCAAGAAGTACGAGGAGATGTACGACACCCAGGTCGCTGGCAAAGGCAAACTCAAGCAAGTCGACCGCGAAAAGAGCCTGCAGGCGTTGATGACCACCAACCTGCTCAAGCGCCTAGAAAGCTCGATTGAGTCCTTCCGATTGACCCTCCAGTCTCTGCGTGCGAACCACACGAATACGCTGGCCAAGATCAGCACGTTCAATCAGACCGGCAACGTCGCCAGCGTTGATGACCTGACCGACCAGTTGGAAAACCTCGACGCGGAGGACGACGACCTGCCCACCATTGGGGGCAGCGAGATCGGCGGCAAGGTTAAGATCAGCCTCGCCGATATGGACTTGCCTTCTTGGGAGCACGAGCTAAAGGTCGATCTGGAAATCATTGATGCCTTGCTGGCGTCGATGAGCAAGATCACGCCTGCCGATGACGCCAAGCTGCAGCACCTGAAGGCACTGGTTCTGGAGAAGATCGCAGCACCGCTGAATCCCGGCAACAAGAAGGTGCTGATCTTCACCGCCTTCGCCGACACCGCTGACTATCTGTATGCCAATTTGGCTCCGGAGTTGCTGGCCACACAGACCCTGCACAGCGCGAAAGTCACCGGCAAAGGTGCGCCGCAATCGACCTTGAGAGACGGCACGCTCAGGAAGAGCTACGACTTCCAGGAACTGCTCACCCTCTTCTCGCCGCGTTCGAAGGAGAAAGCCATCGTGCTGCCGAACGAACCGGCAGAGATTGATTTGCTGATCGGCACTGATTGCATCTCTGAAGGCCAGAACCTGCAGGACTGCGACTACCTCATCAACTACGACATCCACTGGAACCCCGTGCGCATCATCCAGCGCTTTGGCCGTGTGGATCGCATCGGCTCGCCTAACAGCAGTATCCAGCTGGTTAACTACTGGCCAGACATCTCGCTTGATGAGTACATCAACCTCAAGGAGCGAGTTGAGAGTCGGATGATGATTGCTGACGTCACGGCCACCGGTGACGACAACGTGCTGAGCGCCCAAGCCAACGACGTGTCTTATCGCAAGGAACAACTGCGTCGTCTGCAAGAGGAAGTGATCGAGCTGGAAGACCTGAAGACTGGCGTGTCGATCACTGACCTCGGGCTCAATGACTTCCGCATGGACCTGCTCAACTATGTGAAAGCCAATGGCGAATTGAGCAACGTGCCAAGCGGCATGCATGCCGTAGTGCCTGCCAAGCCGGAGATGGGCCTGCGCCCGGGCGTGATCTTCACGCTGCGCAACCGCAATCCGAGCGTCAATGTCAGCCAGCACAACCGGCTGCACCCTTACTACCTCGTCTACATCAACCGCGAGGGTGAAGTCATTCACGACCACACCGAGGTCAAGCGTTTGCTGGATCTGGTGCGTAGTTGCTGCAAGGGGCAAGCGCAGCCTATTCCGGATGCCTGCCGCCTGTTCAACAAGGAAACGGCCGATGGCCGCAAGATGCAGGTGTATTCGGACCTGCTTGGCAAGACCATCCGCTCAATGATTGAGGTGAAGGAAGAGAAGGATCTGGACAGCCTGTTCAGCGGCGGCAAGACCACCGCACTGGTCAATACCATCGCCGGGTTGGACGACTTCGAACTGATCACCTTCCTCGTGATTCAGGAGACCGTATGAGTCTGCCTACCCGATTCGAGTCGAATGCCGCGTTCATCAACTACCCGAAGCAAGCCGCTTTTGGCCGCACCCTGCCAAAGAACAAGATCTACGAACACAGCGGTGCCAATACGAGGCTGAAGGACTTGTTCGTCGAGCAAGTGGAGCAGATCGTCTGGCAATACAAGTTGGCACCGGAAACGATCAGCCTGCCCGCCAAGCCGGGAGTCCCAGAGCTTCAGATTTTCTCAATCCAGCTCAAGACGTCGGAGCTGAATCTGGACGTTTTGCGTTGCATCGATGGCGCGGTGCAGTTTCCCATCATCTTCGAGCTGAGCTTTGATGGCCGAACACAGGTGATTGCCGCGTACAAGCGCCCGAACGAGTCAGACGCCAGCCGTTGGGTCTTGAGCGACTACTTTGCAACGGCCTGGTTGCCAAGTGACTGTGAGCGCGCCGCCATGCCCTTGGCACTCGACTTGGGCGGCTTGTATGAGCAGGCGCTTCACCGCCTGATCCCCACGCCCGCGCGCCCACAAGAAAGCCTCGCTGACTTGGTCTCCCGCGTTGAACAGGTTGCGGCCAAGCAGCGTGAGGTCGAGAAAGCCGCCAGCCGACTTGCCAAAGAAAAGCAATTCAACCGCAAGGTAGAGATCAACGCGCACTTGCGGCAGCTTAAAAACGAACTTGAAGAATTGACCGGGAGGGGGAGTGCATGACGCAGAGCCTGAATGACGAATCGAGGAAACACATCGAGCAGGTCGCTGGCGAAGCGTTGGCGCAACTCGAAAGC
The Pseudomonas triclosanedens DNA segment above includes these coding regions:
- the pheS gene encoding phenylalanine--tRNA ligase subunit alpha, with the translated sequence MENLDALVSQALDAVRNTEDVNALEQIRVHYLGKKGELTQVMKTLGDLPAEERPKVGALINVAKEKVQDALNARKAELEGAALATKLASERIDVTLPGRGQSSGGLHPVTRTKERIEQCFTRIGYEVAEGPEVEDDYHNFEALNIPGHHPARAMHDTFYFNANMLLRTHTSPVQVRTMESQKPPIRIVCPGRVYRCDSDLTHSPMFHQVEGLLVDEDVSFADLKGTIEEFLRAFFEKEFSVRFRPSFFPFTEPSAEVDIQCVLCSGKGCRVCKQTGWLEVMGCGMVHPEVLRMSGIDPEKYQGFAFGMGIERLAMLRYGVNDLRLFFDNDLRFLGQFR
- the pheT gene encoding phenylalanine--tRNA ligase subunit beta; the protein is MKFSEQWLRSWVNPQVSRDELVARLSMAGLEVDAVIPVAGQFSGVVVGEVLSTEQHPDADKLRVCQVSNGSETFQVVCGAPNVRPGLKIPFAMIGAELPGDFKIKQAKLRGVESNGMLCSAKELEISEDNAGLMELAADAPVGASIRDYLELDDASIEIGLTPNRGDCLSLTGLAREVGALYGAEVKPVVINAVAPQIDDVRSIELLAPKACPRYLGRVIRNVDLSKPTPLWMVERLRRSDIRSIDAAVDITNYVMIELGQPMHAFDLDEIKGGVRVRMAEEGEKLVLLDGQEVTLRSDTLVIADHERALAIAGVMGGEHSGVSAKTRDLFLESAFFDNIAVAGKARSYGLHTDASHRFERGVDSQLARRAMERATELLLQIVGGEAGPIVERVSEADLPKVAPVTLRAERITQMLGLTLESAEIERLLAALEFDVQKAGVDSWTVGVPSHRFDVSIEVDLIEELGRLYGYNRLPVRYPQARLAPNTKSESQAELPALRRLLVARDYQEAITYSFIDPKLFQLFHPGVEPLMLANPISADMAAMRASLWPGLVKSLQHNLNRQQTRVRLFESGLRFVGQLEGLVQENMLAGVVCGARQPEGWANGRESVDFFDVKADVEALLGNAGAIDAFTFSPAEHPALHPGQTARIERDGVLVGYLGALHPELARALDLDRPVFVFELVLAEVAKGRLPKFSELSRYPEVRRDLALIVDLDTPAEFVLANIREAAGEWLTDLRLFDVYHGKGIDPLRKSLAVGLTWQHPSRTLNDDEVNATTQNIVASLEQRFNATLRK
- the rplT gene encoding 50S ribosomal protein L20; translation: MARVKRGVIARRRHKKILKLAKGYYGARSRVFRVAKQAVIKAGQYAYRDRRQRKRQFRALWIARINAGARQNGLSYSRLIAGLKKAAIEIDRKVLADLAVNEKAAFTAIVEKAKASLA
- the ihfA gene encoding integration host factor subunit alpha, whose translation is MGALTKAEIAERLYEELGLNKREAKELVELFFEEIRQALEHNEQVKLSGFGNFDLRDKRQRPGRNPKTGEEIPITARRVVTFRPGQKLKARVEAYAGTKS
- a CDS encoding DUF4391 domain-containing protein, with protein sequence MSLPTRFESNAAFINYPKQAAFGRTLPKNKIYEHSGANTRLKDLFVEQVEQIVWQYKLAPETISLPAKPGVPELQIFSIQLKTSELNLDVLRCIDGAVQFPIIFELSFDGRTQVIAAYKRPNESDASRWVLSDYFATAWLPSDCERAAMPLALDLGGLYEQALHRLIPTPARPQESLADLVSRVEQVAAKQREVEKAASRLAKEKQFNRKVEINAHLRQLKNELEELTGRGSA
- a CDS encoding MerR family transcriptional regulator, producing the protein MLEPSHNDELPPIPGKRYFTIGEVSDLCAVKPHVLRYWEQEFPQLNPVKRRGNRRYYQRQDVLMIRQIRALLYDQGFTIGGARQRLTGEEAREDATQYKQLIRQMIVELEDVLHVLRK
- a CDS encoding helicase-related protein, giving the protein MELIDNINRLLGDDLKQTLKPGARLKIAASCFSMYAFEALKAELEKIDELQFIFTSPTFTANEVTDKIRKERKEFHIPKADRERSLYGSEFEIQLRNKLTQRAIAKECADWMRRKATFKSNRSKAPMQQFACVQAAAAETAYMPLHGFTAVDLGYQQGNAVSNLVNKMDEPTFTATYLSLFNQIWQDPEKLEDVTAQICDHIASVYQENSPESIYFLMLYNIFNEFLDDINEDVLPNDRTGYQDTLIWNKLFNYQKDAATGIINKLETYSGCILADSVGLGKTFTALAVVKYYELRNKSVLVLCPKKLADNWLNYNRNLKTNIFARDRFNYDVLCHTDLSRTSGESFGTPLNRINWGNYDLVVIDESHNFRNNDAYKDKETRYQKLMNKVIKEGVKTKVLMLSATPVNNRFNDLRNQLALAYEGDSENLSKKLRTGKSVEDIFRGAQASFNAWAKLPPEERTARAILDSLDFDFFELLDSVTIARSRKHIQTFYDTKDIGQFPERRKPLSFHSPLTQRTDVMSFNEIFEQLSLLKLAVYAPISYILPSRLKKYEEMYDTQVAGKGKLKQVDREKSLQALMTTNLLKRLESSIESFRLTLQSLRANHTNTLAKISTFNQTGNVASVDDLTDQLENLDAEDDDLPTIGGSEIGGKVKISLADMDLPSWEHELKVDLEIIDALLASMSKITPADDAKLQHLKALVLEKIAAPLNPGNKKVLIFTAFADTADYLYANLAPELLATQTLHSAKVTGKGAPQSTLRDGTLRKSYDFQELLTLFSPRSKEKAIVLPNEPAEIDLLIGTDCISEGQNLQDCDYLINYDIHWNPVRIIQRFGRVDRIGSPNSSIQLVNYWPDISLDEYINLKERVESRMMIADVTATGDDNVLSAQANDVSYRKEQLRRLQEEVIELEDLKTGVSITDLGLNDFRMDLLNYVKANGELSNVPSGMHAVVPAKPEMGLRPGVIFTLRNRNPSVNVSQHNRLHPYYLVYINREGEVIHDHTEVKRLLDLVRSCCKGQAQPIPDACRLFNKETADGRKMQVYSDLLGKTIRSMIEVKEEKDLDSLFSGGKTTALVNTIAGLDDFELITFLVIQETV